Proteins encoded within one genomic window of Anopheles gambiae chromosome 3, idAnoGambNW_F1_1, whole genome shotgun sequence:
- the LOC133393304 gene encoding uncharacterized protein LOC133393304, with protein MDYLYNNDCKFFTGRGDDEKLPEISIVCENSYHTTALQKATHCFEKLDYLAKQRRKKAVKEMESRHNKVLLLNGSALVQDKVFQCNSLAHLKMYYNNAGKRLQNAGRMRDSIRYLEAAYVIPLENNRNVLQTSINLLLTVAYRKTEQYRKYLTFLGRSKDPHSQEQNLNILRNKPFPVWQEDAACSAVDWEKELFGTSNSRAVSCEIINGSLVAKRDFNVGDVIFVEKPVVGYVAESMGQCNWCTLKTLYTVPCVVCREVFYCSVQCLGKDEHYHQYECRGYRSLFFPLMDFMLTIRLLVKSLDVLQTNLSLRKPPTHHPRTVEQLWAALLEDHHAHSEDLLSLLQGCTCDHYAEEPGSYPVLIQKASLIMYYLMMDKRLVEDYKSCWMNLSIAERNIFLESVLLRLLCVVHAFMCGFKYELSYDKGDVDEMLMDRSSATDAQDAVHTNAPESKAPFDAHQRPAAYARTHDNLLMFWDVCWTEANHRAQQADNVDAVECALQKYCEGYHSTFNFLEHLAQCKSAPKVTTFNQYRGLYRFVREIESSDEESNVITILLDHGVVAFRALKSIKKGETLVLARTFSNASEVQQDFSNTIKIIGNDDIKTEQARLICRIDLTSEIIDKMKNKTSLFVSGSFFSFLFIFDHFIKVFDGILQRSKHSVQIFELINKIENIYNHARIVPGVLMQDEWTSQLVKRGPKLRLMKRQNNKIVANQLYNSFFK; from the exons atggaCTACCTCTACAACAACGACTGCAAATTCTTTACAGGCCGTGGTGACGATGAAAAGCTTCCCGAAATCAGTATCGTTTGTGAGAACAGTTACCACACGACGGCGCTGCA GAAAGCAACACATTGCTTTGAAAAGCTGGACTACCTCGCCAAGCAGCGTCGTAAAAAGGCGGTCAAGGAAATGGAGTCACGCCACAACAAGGTGCTGCTATTGAATGGATCCGCATTGGTGCAGGACAAAGTGTTCCAGTGCAACAGTCTAGCCCACTTGAAGATGTACTACAACAACGCCGGCAAGCGTTTGCAGAACGCGGGAAGGATGCGGGACTCGATACGCTACCTTGAAGCTGCATACGTCATCCCGTTGGAAAATAATCGGAATGTGTTGCAAACCTCCATTAACCTGCTGCTTACCGTAGCGTACAGAAAGACCGAACAGTACCGGAAGTATCTCACATTCCTCGGGCGCTCGAAGGATCCGCATTCGCAGGAGCAGAATTTAAACATTCTTCGTAACAAGCCATTCCCCGTCTGGCAGGAGGATGCAGCGTGCAGCGCTGTCGATTGGGAAAAGGAACTGTTCGGCACTAGCAACAGCCGTGCCGTGTCCTGCGAAAT AATCAACGGATCATTGGTGGCCAAGCGTGACTTTAACGTTGGCGATGTCATATTCGTCGAAAAGCCAGTGGTTGGTTACGTTGCGGAATCGATGGGCCAATGTAACTGGTGCACCCTGAAGACGCTCTACACCGTGCC ATGTGTAGTTTGCCGTGAGGTATTTTACTGCAGTGTGCAATGCTTGGGCAAGGATGAGCATTACCACCAGTACGAGTGTCGGGGCTACCGGTCGCTGTTCTTTCCACTGATGGATTTTATGCTTACAATCCGTCTGCTGGTGAAATCGTTGGATGTACTGCAAACGAACCTATCGCTACGCAAACCGCCCACCCATCATCCCAGGACGGTGGAGCAGCTGTGGGCAGCTTTGCTCGAGGATCACCATGCGCATTCGGAAGACTTGCTTTCGCTGTTGCAAGGGTGCACGTGCGATCATTACGCGGAGGAACCCGGCAGCTATCCGGTGCTGATCCAAAAGGCTTCACTCATCATGTACTACTTAATGATGGACAAAAGGCTGGTTGAAGATTACAAGTCCTGCTGGATGAATCTATCGATTGCCGAGCGGAACATATTCCTTGAAAGCGTCCTGCTGCGGCTTTTGTGTGTAGTGCACGCGTTTATGTGCGGATTCAAATACGAGCTGTCGTACGACAAGGGAGATGTCGACGAGATGTTAATGGACCGCTCGTCAGCGACGGACGCGCAGGACGCAGTGCATACGAACGCACCAGAGTCGAAGGCGCCATTCGATGCGCATCAGCGGCCAGCCGCATACGCGCGAACCCATGATAACTTGCTCATGTTTTGGGACGTTTGTTGGACCGAGGCAAATCACCGAGCGCAACAGGCGGACAATGTAGACGCTGTGGAGTGTGCGCTGCAAAAATACTGCGAAGGTTATCACTCTACGTTCAACTTTCTGGAGCACCTGGCCCAGTGCAAATCGGCACCGAAAGTAACGACCTTCAACCAGTACCGTGGTTTGTACCGATTCGTTCGTGAAATTGAATCTTCTGACGAGGAATCAAATGTTATCACTAT ATTGCTGGACCACGGAGTCGTCGCGTTTCGGGCATTAAAATCGATCAAAAAGGGCGAGACATTGGTATTGGCACGTACGTTCAGCAACGCCAGCGAGGTGCAGCAAGATTTTTCCAATACCATAAAAATAATAGGAAACG ATGACATCAAAACTGAGCAGGCAAGATTGATCTGTAGGATCGATTTAACGAGCGAAATCATCGATAAGATGAAAAATAAGACATCTTTATTCGTGTCGGGAAgtttcttctcctttttgttcattttcgaTCACTTCATAAAAGTGTTCGATGG CATTTTACAGCGATCGAAGCACAGCGTGCAGATTTTTGAgctaataaacaaaatagagAACATCTACAATCATGCCCGGATAGTGCCGGGTGTGCTTATGCAAGACGAGTGGACGTCCCAGTTGGTGAAGCGCGGTCCCAAGTTGCGATTGATGAAGCGCCAGAACAACAAAATCGTTGCCAATCAGCTGTACAATAGTTtcttcaaatga
- the LOC1270711 gene encoding LOW QUALITY PROTEIN: peroxisomal acyl-coenzyme A oxidase 3 (The sequence of the model RefSeq protein was modified relative to this genomic sequence to represent the inferred CDS: deleted 2 bases in 1 codon; substituted 1 base at 1 genomic stop codon), whose amino-acid sequence MVLPDFSANRPSTMEGLLQDENLFSPLPKHGPLAPYRRAATIDWRKMRLTFTDQHELELQHRLYRLFRTSEPFIRGRTVRDQSTDERRRLAMVQLHHLQRARLFHYETFIERPALASIYYATIAEYDMALLVRLTVNYLFFTGAIRMFDEPGGRLAHVIKQAEAGHIAGSFALTEVGHGTNARAIRTRATYDPAHREFVLETPDFEAAKCWAGNLAKSCTDMIVWAQLYTADGACHGVSAFVVPIRDRYTLQPLPGLLVGDLGEKAGLNGVDNGFVLFRGYRIPRENLLARFGDVNEVTGRFESTAKSATERFALSMGPLVIGRINICTVSQTLLAKALTIGIRYSAVRCQFGPTGDDRELPILEYQSQQYRLLPNLATCVALKLFHRWFARVSGDAQVRMLRAAPIESELLLEVHIVASAVKPICSWAARDGIQDAREACGGHGYLRLAGLADLRVDNDANITYEGENNVLLQQVSQQLVGIRSKGEYGAFALMSPLGSMTFLAEYEQIMQQRLERITVEQIEDPKVILNALSWLTAYTLERTYRRAEGLLKRGDSKFDVRNDTQIFYAKDLAIVFGEVSSEKIIHEHRTLTYSTFPFXRIIFNAFCTFLDTMEQGPERNYLTRLAELYGATLLLKHMATLQSAGYLTVDALPLVQESILRLLPIVKQDAVAMIDSLAPPDFVLNSPLGAADGNVYARMESELMAGQDVTGRATWWHEILTPTSAKL is encoded by the exons ATGGTGTTACCAGATTTCAGTGCTAACCG TCCATCGACGATGGAAGGGCTTTTGCAGGATGAGAATCTGTTCAGCCCCCTTCCAAAGCACGGACCATTAGCACCCTATCGCCGTGCGGCCACGATCGACTGGCGCAAGATGCGCCTTACCTTTACCGATCAGCACGAGCTGGAGCTGCAGCACCGGCTGTATCGCTTGTTTCGCACCAGCGAACCCTTCATACGGGGCCGCACCGTTCGCGACCAATCGACGGACGAGCGACGCCGTTTAGCCATGGTACAGCTGCACCACCTCCAGCGCGCACGTCTATTCCACTACGAAACGTTCATCGAGCGGCCCGCTCTTGCGTCCATCTATTACGCAACGATCGCCGAGTACGACATGGCGCTGCTGGTGCGCCTAACCGTCAACTATCTCTTCTTTACCGGCGCCATACGCATGTTCGACGAGCCTGGCGGACGGCTAGCGCACGTGATCAAGCAGGCGGAAGCCGGCCACATTGCCGGTTCGTTCGCACTGACCGAGGTAGGCCACGGGACGAACGCACGGGCCATACGAACGCGCGCGACCTACGACCCGGCGCACCGGGAGTTCGTGCTCGAGACGCCCGACTTCGAAGCCGCCAAGTGCTGGGCGGGCAATTTGGCCAAAAGCTGCACGGACATGATCGTGTGGGCCCAGCTGTACACGGCGGATGGCGCGTGCCACGGGGTCAGTGCGTTTGTGGTGCCGATCCGCGACCGCTACACGCTGCAACCGCTGCCCGGTCTGTTGGTGGGCGATTTGGGTGAGAAAGCGGGCCTGAACGGGGTCGACAATGGGTTTGTGCTGTTCCGGGGGTATCGCATTCCGCGCGAAAATCTGCTAGCGCGGTTCGGTGATGTGAATGAGGTGACGGGTAGGTTTGAATCGACCGCTAAGAGCGCCACCGAACGGTTCGCCCTTTCGATGGGTCCGCTCGTGATTGGGCGGATTAACATCTGTACCGTGTCGCAGACGCTGCTTGCCAAGGCGCTCACGATCGGCATACGCTACTCGGCCGTGCGGTGTCAGTTCGGGCCGACGGGCGACGACCGGGAGCTACCGATACTGGAGTACCAGTCGCAGCAGTACCGGCTGCTGCCAAATCTGGCCACCTGCGTGGCGCTGAAGCTGTTCCATCGCTGGTTCGCACGCGTGTCGGGCGATGCGCAGGTGCGCATGCTGCGAGCCGCACCGATCGAAAGCGAACTGCTGCTCGAGGTGCACATTGTTGCGTCCGCCGTCAAGCCGATCTGCAGCTGGGCGGCCCGGGACGGCATACAGGATGCGCGGGAAGCGTGTGGTGGCCACGGGTACCTTCGGCTGGCCGGGCTGGCCGACTTGCGGGTAGACAACGACGCAAACATCACGTACGAGGGCGAAAAcaatgtgctgctgcagcaggtcTCGCAGCAGCTGGTCGGCATACGCAGCAAGGGCGAGTATGGTGCGTTCGCGCTGATGTCTCCGCTTGGTTCGATGACGTTTTTGGCTGAGTACGAGCAGATAATGCAGCAGCGACTCGAGCGCATTACGGTGGAGCAGATTGAGGATCCGAAAG TTATACTGAACGCACTGAGTTGGTTAACGGCCTACACACTAGAACGCACCTACCGACGAGCGGAGGGACTTCTTAAGCGGGGCGACAGCAAATTCGACGTCCGCAACGATACGCAGATTTTCTACGCTAAAGATCTTGCCATCGTTTTTGGAGAGGTGAGCTCGGAGAAAATCATTCATGAGCATAGAACGCTAACGTAC TCTACCTTCCCTTTCTAGCGCATAATATTCAACGCATTCTGTACCTTCCTCGACACGATGGAACAAGGACCGGAACGAAACTATCTCACGCGTTTGGCAGAACTGTACGGCGCGACACTGTTACTAAAGCATATGGCCACCCTTCAAAGTGCTGGCTACCTCACGGTCGACGCTTTACCATTGGTCCAGGAATCGATACTACGTCTGCTGCCCATCGTTAAGCAGGACGCGGTAGCCATGATCGATTCGCTGGCACCGCCCGACTTTGTGCTCAATTCACCGCTCGGTGCTGCTGACGGGAACGTTTACGCACGCATGGAGTCGGAGCTGATGGCGGGCCAGGATGTGACCGGGCGTGCCACCTGGTGGCACGAAATATTAACACCCACTTCGGCAAAGCTGTAA
- the LOC1270710 gene encoding peroxidase isoform X2 — protein MDRMQRATVRAILLSLAVSSVAAWMVTKPPTTTTTRGGTASCPSSKYRSIDSSCANPFNPSLGRAGEPYARLLPASFADGISRPPVMSNGSEFVNARTISSTVFPIDETPDPSNTLISIFFLQAIANDLSLPAGSNDNVQCCVDGQIVPNAPSRCYPVKIPSGDALYSFFNIQCLNYARVLTKPGNPPASQPVQPINSASSLLDLSFLYGTSVAQSNRLRAFSGGRLQSVRRNGVEWPVIDPAGCTWSNVCYLVADIRSYQSPMAATVHLLFLREHNRLATQLRLLNAGWSDEVLFQEARRINIAQYQQIVYYEYLPRILGRSNMLSSRLIFEGTGFASDFNEFQNPSSVGEFGAVVMPFMQSQLPGGINFYMDGVTETLRLSSLTGNLTLLESMSSSFFNGLTTQSAKQVDASFSVEWKNFMYRGSETLGQDQLALDIQRMRDFGFARYNDYRSRFGLSRYTTWEAFNATLRQPCIKTVQHLSTLYPTIDDLDLIVGAAFEEPVAGALVGPTLYAIMEQQFLAARAGDRYFFEAGRQQGSFSAAQLTEIRKISLARLMCGALPTISKIQPNAFGPASAHNTPVACSALPVPNLAAWRV, from the exons ATGGATAGAATGCAG CGAGCTACGGTTCGCGCGATTCTGCTCTCACTGGCCGTTAGCAGCGTGGCAGCATGGATGGTCACGAAGCCCCCAACCACTACGACCACCCGCGGTGGAACAGCGAGCTGTCCCAGCTCCAAGTACCGTTCGATTGATTCGTCCTGCGCCAACCCGTTCAATCCCAGCTTGGGCCGTGCGGGTGAACCTTACGCTCGCCTCCTTCCGGCCAGCTTTGCGGACGGTATCTCGCGCCCTCCGGTCATGAGCAATGGCAGCGAGTTTGTTAACGCACGAACCATTTCATCCACCGTGTTCCCGATCGACGAGACGCCCGATCCGAGCAATACGCTGATCAGCATATTCTTCCTGCAGGCGATAGCGAACGATTTAAGCTTGCCAGCCGGTTCCAACGACAACGTGCAGTGCTGCGTCGATGGGCAGATTGTACCGAACGCACCGAGCAGATGCTATCCCGTCAAGATCCCGAGCGGTGATGCGCTGTATTCGTTTTTCAACATCCAGTGCTTGAACTATGCACGTGTGCTCACCAAACCGGGCAACCCACCGGCATCACAGCCGGTCCAACCGATCAACAGTGCTAGCAGCCTGCTCGATCTGTCCTTCCTGTACGGCACCAGCGTTGCGCAAAGCAATCGACTGCGAGCATTCTCGGGCGGTAGACTGCAATCGGTAAGGCGCAATGGAGTCGAGTGGCCGGTAATAGATCCGGCCGGCTGTACCTGGTCCAACGTGTGCTACCTGGTGGCGGACATACGGAGCTATCAGTCGCCGATGGCCGCAACGGTGCATCTTTTGTTCCTGCGAGAGCACAACCGGCTGGCCACCCAGCTACGTCTGCTCAATGCCGGCTGGTCGGATGAGGTGCTCTTTCAGGAGGCAAGACGTATCAACATCGCCCAGTACCAGCAGATCGTGTACTACGAGTATCTGCCCCGGATTTTGGGACGGTCCAACATGCTAAGTAGTCGGTTGATATTCGAAGGCACTGGGTTCGCGTCGGATTTTAATGAGTTCCAAAATCCCTCCTCCGTGGGCGAGTTTGGAGCCGTGGTGATGCCGTTCATGCAATCCCAACTACCGGGTGGTATAAA TTTCTACATGGACGGTGTAACTGAAACGTTGCGGTTGAGCAGCTTAACGGGCAACCTCACACTTCTGGAAAGCATGTCCAGCAGCTTCTTCAACGGACTGACCACCCAATCGGCCAAACAGGTCGATGCTAGCTTCAGTGTCGAGTGGAAAAACTTCATGTACCGTGGTAGCGAGACGCTCGGGCAGGATCAGCTTGCACTCGACATTCAACGCATGCGGGACTTTGGCTTTGCGCGGTACAACGACTATCGGTCCCGGTTCGGATTGAGCCGGTACACGACGTGGGAAGCGTTCAACGCCACGTTAAGACAACCGTGCATCAAAACCGTTCAACACCTCAGCACGCTGTACCCAACGATTGATGATCTTGACCTGATCGTTGGTGCTGCCTTTGAAGAGCCTGTGGCCGGAGCTTTAGTTGGCCCAACGCTTTACGCCATCATGGAGCAACAGTTCTTGGCAGCGCGTGCCGGCGATCGTTACTTCTTCGAAGCGGGTAGACAGCAGGGCAGCTTTTCGGCGGCGCAACTGACGGAGATACGCAAAATTAGTCTAGCACGGCTGATGTGTGGAGCGCTACCGACGATATCGAAAATTCAACCGAATGCTTTTGGGCCAGCCTCGGCACATAACACACCCGTGGCGTGTAGCGCATTGCCCGTACCGAATCTGGCGGCCTGGCGTGTATAG
- the LOC1270710 gene encoding peroxidase isoform X1, translating to MDRMQQRATVRAILLSLAVSSVAAWMVTKPPTTTTTRGGTASCPSSKYRSIDSSCANPFNPSLGRAGEPYARLLPASFADGISRPPVMSNGSEFVNARTISSTVFPIDETPDPSNTLISIFFLQAIANDLSLPAGSNDNVQCCVDGQIVPNAPSRCYPVKIPSGDALYSFFNIQCLNYARVLTKPGNPPASQPVQPINSASSLLDLSFLYGTSVAQSNRLRAFSGGRLQSVRRNGVEWPVIDPAGCTWSNVCYLVADIRSYQSPMAATVHLLFLREHNRLATQLRLLNAGWSDEVLFQEARRINIAQYQQIVYYEYLPRILGRSNMLSSRLIFEGTGFASDFNEFQNPSSVGEFGAVVMPFMQSQLPGGINFYMDGVTETLRLSSLTGNLTLLESMSSSFFNGLTTQSAKQVDASFSVEWKNFMYRGSETLGQDQLALDIQRMRDFGFARYNDYRSRFGLSRYTTWEAFNATLRQPCIKTVQHLSTLYPTIDDLDLIVGAAFEEPVAGALVGPTLYAIMEQQFLAARAGDRYFFEAGRQQGSFSAAQLTEIRKISLARLMCGALPTISKIQPNAFGPASAHNTPVACSALPVPNLAAWRV from the exons ATGGATAGAATGCAG CAGCGAGCTACGGTTCGCGCGATTCTGCTCTCACTGGCCGTTAGCAGCGTGGCAGCATGGATGGTCACGAAGCCCCCAACCACTACGACCACCCGCGGTGGAACAGCGAGCTGTCCCAGCTCCAAGTACCGTTCGATTGATTCGTCCTGCGCCAACCCGTTCAATCCCAGCTTGGGCCGTGCGGGTGAACCTTACGCTCGCCTCCTTCCGGCCAGCTTTGCGGACGGTATCTCGCGCCCTCCGGTCATGAGCAATGGCAGCGAGTTTGTTAACGCACGAACCATTTCATCCACCGTGTTCCCGATCGACGAGACGCCCGATCCGAGCAATACGCTGATCAGCATATTCTTCCTGCAGGCGATAGCGAACGATTTAAGCTTGCCAGCCGGTTCCAACGACAACGTGCAGTGCTGCGTCGATGGGCAGATTGTACCGAACGCACCGAGCAGATGCTATCCCGTCAAGATCCCGAGCGGTGATGCGCTGTATTCGTTTTTCAACATCCAGTGCTTGAACTATGCACGTGTGCTCACCAAACCGGGCAACCCACCGGCATCACAGCCGGTCCAACCGATCAACAGTGCTAGCAGCCTGCTCGATCTGTCCTTCCTGTACGGCACCAGCGTTGCGCAAAGCAATCGACTGCGAGCATTCTCGGGCGGTAGACTGCAATCGGTAAGGCGCAATGGAGTCGAGTGGCCGGTAATAGATCCGGCCGGCTGTACCTGGTCCAACGTGTGCTACCTGGTGGCGGACATACGGAGCTATCAGTCGCCGATGGCCGCAACGGTGCATCTTTTGTTCCTGCGAGAGCACAACCGGCTGGCCACCCAGCTACGTCTGCTCAATGCCGGCTGGTCGGATGAGGTGCTCTTTCAGGAGGCAAGACGTATCAACATCGCCCAGTACCAGCAGATCGTGTACTACGAGTATCTGCCCCGGATTTTGGGACGGTCCAACATGCTAAGTAGTCGGTTGATATTCGAAGGCACTGGGTTCGCGTCGGATTTTAATGAGTTCCAAAATCCCTCCTCCGTGGGCGAGTTTGGAGCCGTGGTGATGCCGTTCATGCAATCCCAACTACCGGGTGGTATAAA TTTCTACATGGACGGTGTAACTGAAACGTTGCGGTTGAGCAGCTTAACGGGCAACCTCACACTTCTGGAAAGCATGTCCAGCAGCTTCTTCAACGGACTGACCACCCAATCGGCCAAACAGGTCGATGCTAGCTTCAGTGTCGAGTGGAAAAACTTCATGTACCGTGGTAGCGAGACGCTCGGGCAGGATCAGCTTGCACTCGACATTCAACGCATGCGGGACTTTGGCTTTGCGCGGTACAACGACTATCGGTCCCGGTTCGGATTGAGCCGGTACACGACGTGGGAAGCGTTCAACGCCACGTTAAGACAACCGTGCATCAAAACCGTTCAACACCTCAGCACGCTGTACCCAACGATTGATGATCTTGACCTGATCGTTGGTGCTGCCTTTGAAGAGCCTGTGGCCGGAGCTTTAGTTGGCCCAACGCTTTACGCCATCATGGAGCAACAGTTCTTGGCAGCGCGTGCCGGCGATCGTTACTTCTTCGAAGCGGGTAGACAGCAGGGCAGCTTTTCGGCGGCGCAACTGACGGAGATACGCAAAATTAGTCTAGCACGGCTGATGTGTGGAGCGCTACCGACGATATCGAAAATTCAACCGAATGCTTTTGGGCCAGCCTCGGCACATAACACACCCGTGGCGTGTAGCGCATTGCCCGTACCGAATCTGGCGGCCTGGCGTGTATAG